The region GGACCGCTATAAAGAACATCGAGAGGGTTGGAGACCACCTCCACGGGATGACCTCCAATCTCAGGATGTGCGAGACCAATCTGATGGAGCTTGAAAAGCCCGCAGAAGAGGCTGAAACTGCCTTCAGGCTTTCCCTAACCTCCCTTTTCAAGCGGGACGAGGCAATAGCAAGGGACGTGTTTGCGATCGCAGACTCGTTTGGTGTGCCGAGGATAAAGCCCGCTGAGATGAAGGACATGGTTCTGGTTTCCGGCCTGTTGAGCGGTCTGGAGAGGATTGTGGGATACAGCGAGGACATAGCCGAGATAACGCTGAACCTTGCGACACCGTGATGTTAAAATATTATAAATCGTAATTGACAGCAATTCTTAAATTACGAGGCTGTGAAGGGGGGCCATGAAGAACATATTTGTTGAGGAGTTAGTTCACACTCCTGTTGAGAATCAAAAGGTCGAAATTGTTGAAAGGAAGGGTATCGGTCATCCTGATTCAATAGCTGATGGTATCGCAGAGGCGATGAGCAGGGCACTGAGCAAGGAGTACCTCAAGAGAGTTGGGGTAGTGCTGCACCACAACACCGATGAGACCCAGATCGTTGCAGGGAGGGCGAAAACCGCATTTGGTGGAGGAGAGGTCATACAGCCCATATACATTCTCCTTGTTGGCAGGGCAACGAAGTACTTCGACGGCATAGACATTCCAGCTGACCGGGTTGCCCTCAAGGCAGCAAAGGACTACGTGAGAAGTGCCATGAGGAATCTCGACCCTGAAACAGACATAGTATTCGACGTGAGGCTTGGTGAGGGCTCAACTGATCTGAAAGAGGTCTTTGAGAGGAAGGGTGGCAAGGCACCACTTTCGAACGATACGAGTTTTGGCATCGGCTTTGCCCCGTTCACCGAAACGGAGAATCTGGTCTACAACGTTGAGAGAAGAATATATGAGGAGTTCAGAAAGAAGGAGAAGGCCATTGGCGAGGACGTCAAGGTAATGGGCCTGAGAGAGGGGGATAAAATCAGGCTCACAATAGCCTGTGCCTTCGTTGACAGACATGTGTCCAGTGTGAAGGAGTACCTTGCGGTGAAGGAGGAGCTTACGGACTTTGTGAGGGGAATCTCTTCAGAGTACACCTCCAGAGAGGTTGAGGTTGCCGTCAACACGGCCGACAACATTGACAAGGAAGTCGTGTACCTCACGGTCACGGGGACCTCTGCCGAGAACGGAGATGATGGAAGTGTTGGCAGGGGCAACAGGTGCAACGGCCTGATAACTCCGGGCAGACCCATGTCCATGGAGGCATCGAGCGGAAAGAACCCGATAAACCACGTCGGAAAGATATACAACCTCCTCGCAAACAGGATTGCCTGGGACTGCTACGAGGCCATCGAGGGCATCAAGGAGGTCTACGTCCGCATTCTCTCCCAGATCGGAAAGCCAATTGACGAACCCAAGGCTCTCAGCATTCAGATAGTCCCCGAGAACGGATACGATGTGGAGAGGATGGAGTCCAAGGCGAGAACCGTCGCGGATGAATGGCTCAACGACATCACGAAGATAACCGATATGGTCATCAACGGGGAACTCAAAACATTCTAATACCTCTTTTGCCCATTTTTTTCCGTGCTGTGTGTCAGGTGCAAGGGAAAGCTCCTCTGCGGGAAGAGCTTTTGCCCGATCATCCGGGCTTTCAAGTCTGCAAGCTTCGAACTCAGGGATGTTGACGAGAAACCAACCCCGCCGTCAGTTTTTGTCGGGAGAATTGGCTATCCGAAGGTCTTTGCTGGACCGATGATAGTCCTCGGAGGGGAAAACCCCGAGGTTTATGAAAATCCGGCAGGTTACTCCCAGAGGGTTGAAGACGTCATAGCCCTGAGAATGTCCCTTGCAAGAACCTACTCTCAGTTTTCTGTTCAGTCTGCAGGAAACCCCGACAGAAATCTCATGGAGATTCAGGAGATTGCCAGCAGCGTCAGAAATCTGGATGTCGAGGCAGAATACGAGAAGGTGATAAAAAAACCTGCCATTGACGACATCCTGATGCCTTCGGGAGTTTCAGCATTTTTCAGGAGGATGAAGGTAACCTCGAACCCCAAAATCCCGTCCAAGGTTGAGAAGGTCAGTGACGATGAGCTCAAAGCCGTGAATGCAGTAATGGAGCTTTACGAGGAAAATCTTCCGACGTCTTACATCCAGAGGGTGTTCTCTGTCGGGCTGCTGGGGGTGGAGAAAAAGCTCGTCCCGACAAGGTGGAGCATCACCGCCGTGCATGACATCATCGCGGAAAACCTGAAGAGGGAAATAGCGGATTTTGAGAGGATAAACGACTGTCTGCTTTTCAGCTACGAACACTACGGAAATCACTTTGAGGTAATCCTTTACCCCTCGTCATACTGCTTCCAGCTTGTGGAAATCTGGATGGAAAAGAGTCTGTGGAGCCCTGAAAACGTCTGGATTGGCTCAGACAGCGAGGGTCTTGGGAGGAAGAGGGACTACTCTGAACTTTCTGGAGGGTATTACGCTGCGAGACTCCCGGTTCTTGAGTACCTGCACTCAAGAAGGAGGCAGGCAGGAGCAATTGTTTTGAGAGAGATAAGGCCGGAATACTCAGCCCCCCTCGGCGTATGGGTCGTGGAGGAGGGAGTCAGGAGGGCAATGAACTCCAGACCTGAAAGGTTCTCGAGCCTGAATGAAGCTGTGGAGCAGGCATCAAAAAGAATGAGGGTGAGCAAAAGTCTGTGGGAGAAGCACCTCAAATTTACCGCACAGCAGACTCTGGATCTATTCCTCCGTAACTCCTCGCGCCCACCCTCTCAATGAGCTTTGAGGCCACGTAGTTGCCAATCTTCGCAGACTCCACAATGTCCTTGTTCCTCTGCAGGCCGTAGAGGAAGCCCGCATTGAACGCATCCCCCGCGCCTGTCGTATCCACAGGGTTTGAGGGAAACGCCTTTACAAATTCCTCTGTCCCTCCGTCAGAGACAAAACAGCCCTCCTTTCCGAGTTTCACCGCAACAATCTCAACTCCCAGGCTGTGAGTCTCTCCAACTGCATCCCTCCAGTCCATTCCGAATACAATCTCAAGCTCTTTCCGGTTGGGCAGAAAGACTGTCGTCTCCTTCAGCAGCCTTTCAAGCCCCTTCAGCCCCTTCTCCGCATAGGGCATTCCGGGATCGAGGCTTACCCTCTCTGCTCTTTTAGCAACCCTGATCTGGGATCTGAATGAATCATCACCCATCCTGCAGATGAAGGAGGTCATGTGGATGATTTCAGATTTTTCAACAACATCCCAGTTGATCTCATCTTCCCTGATTGTGTCGTTGACGCCCGGATCGACCAGTATGGCCCTCTCTCCTTCCCTGTCGACGAATATCATCGCAACGCCACTTCTGCCCTCGGCCCTGATTATTCCGGAGGTGTCTACTCTTCTGTTTTCAAAATCACCTATCAGAATTCTGCCCTCCTCATCACTCCCGACCTTGCCTATGAAGGACGTTCTCACACCAAAGGTGGCAAGTCCGGCGATGGTGTTAGCCGCACTCCCTCCCGGGTGGAGATCCACGTCAATCACAAAGCCTTCCTCATCCTTTGAGGGTATTTTGTCAACCAGGTATATCTTGTCGAGGTTCAGCGCCCCAAATCCAGCAATCATCCAAGCTCACCTGCCTTTCCTCTCAATGCCCTTCTCATTTTTAACGATTTCCTGATGGTGTCTTCATCAATCTCAAAATGGATCTCGTATTTGCCGCTGAGAAGGTCGTGCCCGCTCTCCGCAATCTCTCTGACACCTTCAAAGCCCCTCTCGAGGAACGTGATGGCTATTACTGCCTCAACCACTGCACTGTCTGCGATGACTGCCAGGTTTGCATGCCTCAGTGCGAACTCGTTTCCGTTGAAGGACATGGCAAGCCCATCGTTCTCTCTCGCATAATCGAACATTTCGATGTCGGAAATGCTGTCTCCTATTGTGATTACCTTGCTCTCATTGTAGCTCTCCGCGATTTCTCTTTTCCGCCTGCTTCCCACAACCTTTACGTCCTCCATAATCTGCCAGAAGGGCGTTTTCGGCAGCTCCTTCCAGAAGAGGCTGTTGAGATACTCTGCCGATGCAGTCTTTCCTTCACTTATCTCTATGTCCTCGAGAGATGCGATCTCGTCAACCTTCACCAGCAGCCATCTTTTCCACTCCGCATCAATCCTGTATTTCTCCGGATCGAACACCGTACCGTGCAGGTCTCCTCTAACGCCTATCATTCTGGCCGTTTTGGTGAGGTATATGTCATAGCTCGTTGAAATGACCACCGGCTTTACCCTCTCCTGCAGGTATTCCATCGCTTTTTCAGCATCGGGAACGAATCTTGCCGTCTGTTCGCTCAGAACTTCAAGCTCCTCCAAGCTCAGGTCAGCAGCGACAAGAAATGGCGCAAGAAGTTTTAGAGTGTCCCCGGCCTGATACCCCTCCTTTTTTTCCACGTAAGCCAGATAATCGTCATACTGACTCAATCTTTCAAAGAACTCTCCGTTGTTGAACGCCGCCAGGGACAGTTCGTATGCTATGTCCGTCAGAATCCAGGGCCCTTCCCAGTCGGTGAAAACGTGCATGGGTGAAGATTGCCGGGGGTTAAAAAATTCATTGCCCCATCTCGTCGAGAACTCTTTTCAGTATTTCCTTCTCCTCTCCCCTGCTTTTCTCCATCAGCCTTTCCACTATCAATTCAGGCGTGCTCCTTCCTATTCTGTTGAACACGGGCTGTCTGTCCACAATGAGCCTGAAATTCTCGTCTAAGCCCTTTGCCTCAATTCCGTCGATTCTAATGAACTCCAGCCCCCTAAACTCCTCGCCCAGGTGGGTCACAAGCACGAGGTGATGCCCCTTCTCGTGGGCAATCTTTAAAATCGTGCTCAGGATTTTTGCTCCCGCTCCGGGCTCGGTTATAGCCTCGAACTCGTCTATGAGTATCAGCTTTCTTCCATTTCCGGACACCGCTTTAACAAGGCTTTTAACTGCCTTTTCAAACGCTCCAGAACCGTAGGAACTCTTCTTTCTCTTGAAGTAGAATATTTCGTCGTATACGGGGACTTCAGCCTTTTCTGCGTTCACCGGCAGTCCCGAGTGAGCGAGAATGGCAACCTGGCACATCAGGTCGAGGAGACTGGTTTTGCCTCCTGAGTTCGCCCCTGTTAGCAGTATTATGCTTTCGCTGTGGGGGAACAGGCTGTTTCTGCCTATGCAGTAGCTCACCGGCTGTGGATCCTCGATGAAGAGGTTCCTGCCGTTGACGATTGCAAATCCATCT is a window of Geoglobus acetivorans DNA encoding:
- a CDS encoding PfkB family carbohydrate kinase; its protein translation is MIAGFGALNLDKIYLVDKIPSKDEEGFVIDVDLHPGGSAANTIAGLATFGVRTSFIGKVGSDEEGRILIGDFENRRVDTSGIIRAEGRSGVAMIFVDREGERAILVDPGVNDTIREDEINWDVVEKSEIIHMTSFICRMGDDSFRSQIRVAKRAERVSLDPGMPYAEKGLKGLERLLKETTVFLPNRKELEIVFGMDWRDAVGETHSLGVEIVAVKLGKEGCFVSDGGTEEFVKAFPSNPVDTTGAGDAFNAGFLYGLQRNKDIVESAKIGNYVASKLIERVGARSYGGIDPESAVR
- a CDS encoding methionine adenosyltransferase; the protein is MKNIFVEELVHTPVENQKVEIVERKGIGHPDSIADGIAEAMSRALSKEYLKRVGVVLHHNTDETQIVAGRAKTAFGGGEVIQPIYILLVGRATKYFDGIDIPADRVALKAAKDYVRSAMRNLDPETDIVFDVRLGEGSTDLKEVFERKGGKAPLSNDTSFGIGFAPFTETENLVYNVERRIYEEFRKKEKAIGEDVKVMGLREGDKIRLTIACAFVDRHVSSVKEYLAVKEELTDFVRGISSEYTSREVEVAVNTADNIDKEVVYLTVTGTSAENGDDGSVGRGNRCNGLITPGRPMSMEASSGKNPINHVGKIYNLLANRIAWDCYEAIEGIKEVYVRILSQIGKPIDEPKALSIQIVPENGYDVERMESKARTVADEWLNDITKITDMVINGELKTF